One genomic window of Fusarium keratoplasticum isolate Fu6.1 chromosome 3, whole genome shotgun sequence includes the following:
- a CDS encoding Peptidase M20 domain-containing protein 2 codes for MTVKITPNPDLDEVRQVIADYIQELSDKLWTLNKQIHDEPEIAFEEFKAQQHISAFLQSQGHQVQRGAYNLPTAFESTHGVGGRCVNFNAEYDALPGLGHACGHNLIATAGVAAYLALSFVMDKYSIKGRTQLLGTPAEEDGGGKVLLLDAGAYKDSDVSLMIHPMIEADYQHQGTFGSAGPSSIAVTDLVAEYKGSSAHAAANPWDGINALDALVASYNNVSMLRQQIRPDERIHGCIMEAPRFTNAIPDCTQVKYTIRSASMDSLGKLTSRVRSCIEAGATATGCEVAVKENFAYADLWVNQALCSLFKQQMDTLGVPISMPSEGETIGGSTDMGNVSQAVPGLHGIIGIPTPPGTSMHNRTFAEAAGTVEAHERILEAAKAMAVTGWSIMVDDSLFARIKKDFQQRRLKPCKQ; via the exons ATGACTGTCAAGATTACCCCGAACCCtgatcttgatgaggtcCGCCAGGTCATAGCAGACTACATCCAAGAATTGTCGGACAAGCTGTGGACATTGAACAAGCAG ATCCACGATGAACCCGAGATTGCCTTTGAAGAGTTCAAAGCCCAACAGCATATCTCGGCCTTCCTCCAATCTCAAGGTCACCAGGTACAACGAGGAGCATACAACCTTCCCACCGCGTTCGAGTCGACACATGGAGTTGGCGGCAGATGCGTCAACTTCAACGCTGAATATGATGCCCTCCCAGGGCTTGGCCACGCTTGCGGACACAACTTGATCGCAACGGCTGGTGTCGCTGCCTACCTAGCCTTGTCGTTTGTCATGGATAAGTACAGCATTAAGGGTAGGACGCAACTACTGGGCACGCCCGCTGAAGAGGACGGCGGAGGAAAGGTCCTGCTCCTCGATGCAGGGGCATACAAAGATTCCGACGTTTCCTTGATGAT TCACCCCATGATTGAAGCCGACTATCAACACCAGGGCACATTTGGTTCGGCCGGTCCCTCTTCCATCGCCGTCACAGACTTAGTCGCCGAGTACAAAGGGTCCAGCGCCCACGCTGCCGCAAACCCATGGGATggcatcaacgccctcgaTGCGCTTGTAGCTTCATACAACAACGTGTCGATGCTGCGACAGCAGATAAGGCCCGACGAGCGCATCCACGGGTGCATCATGGAGGCACCTCGGTTCACCAACGCGATTCCAGATTGCACCCAGGTTAAATACACGATCCGCAGCGCTAGTATGGACTCTCTAGGCAAATTGACTAGCCGCGTGCGAAGCTGCATCGAGGCCGGGGCAACGGCGACGGGCTGCGAGGTTGCGGTGAAAGAGAACTTTGCGTATGCAGATCTTTGGGTCAATCAGGCCCTCTGCTCTCTATTCAAGCAACAGATGGACACTCTCGGTGTTCCCATCTCCATGCCTAGCGAGGGTGAAACCATCGGCGGGTCGACGGACATGGGTAATGTCAGTCAAGCAGTGCCTGGGTTGCACGGTATAATTGGCATTCCTACGCCTCCAGGTACGTCCATGCATAACCGAACTTTTGCGGAAGCCGCCGGCACTGTAGAGGCTCACGAGAGAATTcttgaggctgccaaggctaTGGCTGTCACGGGGTGGTCCATCATGGTGGACGACAGTCTTTTTGCTCGGATTAAAAAGGACTTTCAACAGCGTAGATTAAAGCCATGCAAACAGTAG